Below is a window of Deinococcus aquaedulcis DNA.
AAAAGGCCGCCTAAACAGTATTTTTCCTCTGAGTGCCGCCATGAGACCGCGCCAGGAGTTCTCACTGCCCGGCCGTAGAGTATGGAGCACCATGAAGCGAACGGCCATCCTGTTCTCATCTGGCCTGCTGTTTGCGCTGTGCGGCGCCGGACTGGCCCAGACCGCCGTGCCGGCTGCGCCCCTGAACCTGACCGGGGTGCAGAACGTGACCTTTGGGCCGCCCCGGTTTAACACCCAGGGCAGCACCACCCGCGTAGTCTTCGACCTGCCAGCCGGGGTGCGCTACACCCTGACCCCCACCTTCAGTGGCCTACGGCTGGACGTGCAGGGCGCCCGCGTGCAGCCCAGCGTGCTGACGAACCCCGGCAGCAGCGTCAATGAGGTGCGCGCCGGGGCTGGGCAGATTACGCTGTTTACCCCGTTCCCCCTGTCGTTTACGGCCGGCTGGCAGGCCACCGAGGCCACCCTCGCCACCGGCACCCGCGTGCTTATTCTGGACCTGGGGCCGGCCGTGGCCGGCGGGGCAGCGCCCGGCGTGCAGGGGCAGGTGCTCAGCAGCGCCCCGGATACCCCGGGTGCCCAGGCCCTCCTGACTGGCCCCACCGCCTTGCCCCCTGGCGACACGGTGGCCCCGGCCAAGGTGCTGCCCCCCGCCCCGGCGCTGCCCGGCCCGGCGCTCAGCGGGCCCATGCCGCTGCAGGGGCGCGTGCCGGGTGCGGCCACGGCGGCGGTGCTGGCCGCCCCACGCATCGGCAAGAACCCGGGACAGACGCGCGTGGTGCTGGACCTGCCGCCCGGCAGCAGCTACCGCTTGGTGCCTGGCAGCGCGGGCCTGAACGTGGAACTCACCGGGGTGACCCTGGCCTCCCAGGCCGCGCGCAGCGTAAGCCCGGAGGTGCGGGAATGGCGCTTCACCCCAGGAATGGCAGGCGGCGTGGTGTCGCTGCTGACCCCGTCACCGGTCACGGCGCGCAGTGGTTGGCGCGCGCAGTTGCTGCCCCCCGCCTCGGGCTCTGCGTGGCGGCTGGTGATTGACCTGTCGCCGGCCCTGGCCGACCTGAGCCCACTGGCCCCCGCCGAGCGCACGGTGGCGGCCGTGCCCCCGGTGCTGGCCACACGCGGCACCGCCATCCTGGCCCTCAGCGCCAACTTTGTGCGGCCCCGGGTGGTGCTGGACGCCGGGCACGGCGGGCGTGACCCCGGGGCCGTGGGCACCGTGGTGGAAAAGGAAGT
It encodes the following:
- a CDS encoding N-acetylmuramoyl-L-alanine amidase family protein, which gives rise to MKRTAILFSSGLLFALCGAGLAQTAVPAAPLNLTGVQNVTFGPPRFNTQGSTTRVVFDLPAGVRYTLTPTFSGLRLDVQGARVQPSVLTNPGSSVNEVRAGAGQITLFTPFPLSFTAGWQATEATLATGTRVLILDLGPAVAGGAAPGVQGQVLSSAPDTPGAQALLTGPTALPPGDTVAPAKVLPPAPALPGPALSGPMPLQGRVPGAATAAVLAAPRIGKNPGQTRVVLDLPPGSSYRLVPGSAGLNVELTGVTLASQAARSVSPEVREWRFTPGMAGGVVSLLTPSPVTARSGWRAQLLPPASGSAWRLVIDLSPALADLSPLAPAERTVAAVPPVLATRGTAILALSANFVRPRVVLDAGHGGRDPGAVGTVVEKEVTLAVALRVRDLLNAAGVDVVLTRDRDRELHPVKNTDLALRAAQGTPGTQLFVSIHVNAMDANVALRGYGIETWWNPNHPQSSALAGLLQRHMTEVTGAFNRGLKNSQSLSVLRNSRVPAALVEIGYTSHPVDGLNLMDSNYLDRVALGIALGIREALVTGVTAQVEPAQPAAKRP